A portion of the Cervus elaphus chromosome X, mCerEla1.1, whole genome shotgun sequence genome contains these proteins:
- the LOC122689610 gene encoding spindlin-2 isoform X2 has translation MKTPNSQEAEGQQTRAVAGKATGSANMMKKKASQKKQRGRPSSQPRRNIVGCRISHGWKEGDEPITQWKGTVLDQVPINPSLYLVKYDGIDCVYGLELHRDERVLSLKILSDRVASTQVSDANLANTIIGKAVEHMFEDEHGSKDEWRGMVLAQAPIMKAWFYITYEKDPVLYMYQLLDDYKEGDLRIMPESSESPLAEREPGGVVDGLIGKHVEYTKEDGSKRIGMVIHQVEAKPSVYFIKFDDDFHIYVYDLVKKS, from the coding sequence ATGAAAACCCCCAACTCACAGGAGGCCGAAGGGCAGCAAACCAGGGCTGTTGCAGGAAAGGCCACTGGGTCTGCAAACATGATGAAGAAAAAAGCCTCCCAAAAGAAGCAGAGAGGCAGACCTTCGTCCCAGCCCCGCAGGAACATTGTGGGCTGCAGAATTTCACATGGATGGAAGGAAGGTGATGAACCCATCACTCAGTGGAAAGGAACCGTTCTGGATCAGGTGCCTATAAATCCTTCTCTTTATCTGGTGAAATATGATGGAATTGACTGTGTCTATGGACTGGAACTTCACAGAGATGAAAGAGTTTTGTCTCTTAAAATTCTTTCTGACAGGGTGGCATCAACTCAAGTCAGTGATGCAAACCTTGCAAATACCATAATTGGTAAAGCTGTGGAACACATGTTTGAGGATGAGCATGGTTCTAAGGATGAATGGAGAGGAATGGTCTTAGCCCAAGCACCGATCATGAAAGCCTGGTTTTACATTACCTATGAGAAAGATCCTGTCTTGTACATGTACCAACTTCTAGATGATTATAAAGAAGGAGACCTCCGTATCATGCCAGAGTCCAGTGAGTCTCCTCTTGCAGAAAGGGAGCCAGGAGGAGTTGTAGATGGTCTGATAGGTAAACATGTGGAATATACCAAAGAAGATGGCTCCAAACGGATCGGAATGGTCATTCACCAAGTGGAAGCCAAACCCTCTGTGTATTTCATCAAGTTTGATGATGATTTCCATATCTATGTCTATGATTTGGTGAAAAAGTCCTAA